A section of the Vescimonas fastidiosa genome encodes:
- a CDS encoding ornithine cyclodeaminase family protein codes for MNTLLLNEQQIKGLLTMKEAIDICDRTFADLALGNTLNPAKVNLNLGDSEPTKLPYKASLNAMPAYIGWQDVAGMKWAGGFGKGRIEIGRPFLNALILLIQPNYGDFQAVMDGSWIMAMRTGAQSAVCLRHLWPGKKSGTFGIFGCGLQGRTQTMALASEYHIDKLIVYDPIPAATERFVKDMQDVVQGEIVVAKEPKEVSESDACISVTNANDQFIKGEWFGKGSVYLSLGSYSECDDQAILGADHIIVDHVQQCLHRGNLKRLADQGKLDESSFYCTVGEMAAGLRSVENVSQKKILMVPIGMGCLDVACAGIVYKKAISMGLGETFMFDQK; via the coding sequence ATGAATACATTGTTGCTTAACGAACAGCAGATCAAAGGCTTGCTGACCATGAAAGAAGCCATAGATATTTGCGACAGAACTTTTGCCGATCTGGCACTGGGCAATACGCTCAACCCGGCAAAGGTCAACCTGAACCTTGGCGATAGTGAGCCCACCAAGCTGCCCTATAAGGCTTCCTTGAACGCAATGCCCGCTTATATCGGCTGGCAGGATGTGGCCGGAATGAAATGGGCAGGCGGATTCGGTAAGGGTCGTATTGAGATCGGCCGTCCCTTCCTGAACGCACTGATTCTCCTGATCCAGCCTAACTACGGCGATTTCCAGGCTGTTATGGATGGCTCCTGGATCATGGCCATGCGTACCGGCGCACAGAGCGCGGTCTGCCTGCGTCATTTGTGGCCCGGTAAGAAGAGCGGCACCTTCGGCATCTTCGGCTGCGGACTGCAGGGCCGTACCCAGACGATGGCTCTGGCCAGCGAATATCACATTGACAAGCTGATCGTATACGATCCCATTCCCGCCGCTACCGAGCGCTTTGTGAAGGATATGCAGGATGTGGTGCAGGGCGAGATCGTCGTTGCCAAGGAGCCCAAGGAGGTTTCAGAGTCTGATGCTTGCATCTCTGTGACAAATGCAAACGATCAGTTTATCAAGGGCGAGTGGTTCGGCAAGGGCAGCGTCTATCTGTCCCTCGGCTCCTATAGCGAGTGTGACGACCAGGCAATTCTGGGCGCCGATCACATTATTGTCGACCATGTGCAGCAGTGCCTCCACAGAGGCAATCTGAAGCGCCTGGCAGATCAGGGGAAGCTGGATGAAAGCAGCTTCTACTGCACCGTGGGTGAGATGGCTGCCGGTCTGCGCAGCGTTGAAAATGTCAGCCAGAAGAAGATCCTCATGGTCCCCATCGGAATGGGCTGCCTGGATGTGGCGTGTGCCGGCATCGTGTATAAGAAGGCAATTTCCATGGGCCTGGGCGAGACATTCATGTTTGACCAGAAGTGA
- a CDS encoding adenylosuccinate synthase encodes MANCAIVGINWGDEGKGRMVDYLTNHYDIVVRYQGGGNAGHTVVNEKGKFALHLLPSGIFRDGVVNILGNGVALDCENLLSEMNTIRAAGVAITPDNLKISDRASLLLPWHRELDALEEARLADKKYGSTKQGIAPFYGDKYQKKTVQAGELLHPEHLKEHLADLLAWKNLTLQKVYGAKGYTMEELMSWVETYGDAIKPYITDTGRFLRSAQKEGKSILFEAQLGALRDLDYGIYPYTTSSNSVAAYAPVGSGLPTARIDEVVGVVKAYSSCVGEGPFVCEWFGEQAQQLRDAGEEYGAKTGRPRRVGPIDLVATRYGVETQGATNIALTKLDVLSYMEKLPVCAHYELKGQQTDEFPFPVLLQDAKPVVEYLPGWQCDISGARKWEDLPENARRYVEYVEKAIGCHIGFVSVGAERDSLIIR; translated from the coding sequence ATGGCAAATTGCGCGATCGTAGGCATCAACTGGGGTGACGAGGGCAAGGGCCGTATGGTGGACTACCTGACGAACCACTATGACATCGTCGTTCGCTATCAGGGCGGCGGCAACGCAGGACATACCGTGGTCAACGAAAAGGGCAAGTTCGCCCTGCACCTGCTGCCCAGCGGTATTTTCCGGGACGGCGTTGTCAACATTCTCGGCAACGGCGTAGCGCTGGACTGCGAGAACCTGTTGAGCGAAATGAACACCATCCGTGCCGCAGGTGTCGCCATTACGCCGGATAACCTGAAGATCAGCGACCGCGCCTCTCTGCTGCTGCCCTGGCACCGGGAGCTGGATGCACTGGAGGAGGCGCGGCTTGCCGATAAGAAGTACGGCTCGACCAAGCAGGGCATCGCGCCCTTTTACGGCGATAAGTACCAGAAAAAGACCGTGCAGGCGGGCGAGCTGCTACATCCCGAGCATTTGAAGGAGCATCTTGCCGACCTGCTTGCCTGGAAGAACCTGACGCTTCAGAAGGTCTACGGCGCCAAGGGCTACACCATGGAGGAGCTGATGAGCTGGGTCGAGACCTATGGCGATGCGATCAAGCCCTACATCACCGACACAGGCCGCTTCCTGAGAAGCGCCCAGAAGGAGGGCAAGTCCATCCTCTTTGAAGCCCAGCTGGGCGCTCTGCGGGACCTGGACTACGGCATTTATCCCTATACCACCTCGTCAAACTCCGTGGCGGCCTATGCACCTGTGGGCTCCGGCCTTCCTACGGCGAGGATCGACGAGGTCGTGGGTGTGGTGAAGGCCTACTCCTCCTGCGTGGGGGAGGGCCCCTTCGTCTGCGAGTGGTTTGGTGAGCAGGCACAGCAGCTGCGGGATGCGGGGGAGGAGTACGGCGCAAAGACGGGCCGCCCCCGCCGGGTGGGCCCCATCGACTTGGTTGCCACGCGCTACGGCGTGGAGACCCAGGGGGCGACGAATATTGCACTGACGAAGCTCGATGTCCTGAGCTACATGGAGAAGCTCCCGGTTTGCGCGCACTATGAGCTGAAGGGTCAGCAGACCGACGAGTTCCCGTTCCCTGTGCTGCTGCAGGATGCTAAGCCCGTTGTGGAGTATCTGCCCGGCTGGCAGTGCGACATCTCCGGCGCGCGCAAGTGGGAGGATCTGCCGGAGAATGCACGCAGGTATGTGGAATATGTCGAAAAGGCCATTGGCTGCCACATTGGCTTCGTCTCCGTGGGTGCAGAGCGTGACAGCCTCATTATCCGCTGA
- the purB gene encoding adenylosuccinate lyase has translation MGKDIYESPLSSRYASEYMLHLFSPDTRFQTWRRLWVALARAEHGLGLPITQEQVDELAAHITDIDYAVAEQREHEVRHDVMAHVYAYGKAAPTAAGIIHLGATSCYVTDNADLILYRDGLRYLRGQLLSVMRNLSVFAREYAETPTLGYTHYQPAQPVTVGKRATLWMQDFRTDLEELDFVIDSMRFLGCRGTTGTEASFLDLFDGDGDKVDEMNRRIASEFGFEKCFSVSGQTYPRKTDSRILNVLSSIGQSAYRMANDIRLLQHDRQVEEPFEKNQIGSSAMPYKRNPMRSERICSLSRYLMADAANAPMTASTQWLERTLDDSANRRISMPEGFLCADAVLRLCQSVTKGLHVNEEIVRRALREYLPFLATENIMMEAVKRGGDRQELHEKIRRHSMAATARMKKGEACDLLDRLAGDPAFGMTREELDAVMEPKLYIGRCKQQVERFLDECEPLLRDAAAADGQISL, from the coding sequence ATGGGTAAGGATATTTACGAGTCCCCGCTTTCGTCCCGCTATGCCTCCGAATATATGCTGCACCTCTTTTCCCCTGACACGCGCTTTCAGACCTGGCGCAGACTGTGGGTGGCCCTGGCCCGGGCAGAGCACGGGCTGGGTCTTCCCATTACGCAGGAGCAGGTGGACGAGCTTGCTGCGCACATCACCGACATCGACTATGCGGTGGCCGAGCAGCGGGAGCATGAGGTGCGCCATGATGTGATGGCGCATGTGTACGCTTACGGTAAGGCTGCGCCCACCGCCGCCGGCATCATCCATTTGGGCGCGACCAGCTGCTATGTAACTGATAATGCCGATCTCATCCTCTATCGTGACGGCCTCAGATATTTGCGGGGGCAGCTTTTGAGCGTGATGCGCAACCTATCTGTATTTGCGCGCGAATACGCTGAAACCCCGACCCTGGGCTACACGCACTATCAGCCCGCGCAGCCCGTGACTGTCGGCAAGCGCGCGACGCTGTGGATGCAGGACTTCCGCACGGATCTGGAGGAGCTTGATTTCGTCATTGACTCCATGCGATTTCTCGGCTGCCGCGGCACCACCGGCACAGAGGCGAGCTTTTTGGATCTCTTCGATGGCGACGGAGACAAGGTTGACGAGATGAACCGCCGCATCGCTTCCGAGTTCGGCTTTGAAAAATGCTTCTCTGTCAGCGGCCAGACCTATCCGCGCAAAACCGACAGCCGCATCCTGAATGTGCTGTCGTCCATCGGGCAGAGCGCATACCGCATGGCCAACGACATTCGCCTGCTCCAGCACGACCGTCAGGTGGAGGAGCCCTTTGAAAAGAACCAGATCGGCTCATCCGCCATGCCCTACAAGCGCAATCCCATGCGCTCCGAGCGCATCTGCTCCCTTAGCCGCTACCTGATGGCCGACGCGGCCAACGCGCCCATGACGGCCTCGACCCAGTGGCTCGAGCGCACGCTCGACGACTCGGCCAACCGCCGCATCTCCATGCCCGAGGGTTTCCTCTGCGCCGACGCGGTACTGCGCCTGTGCCAAAGCGTGACCAAGGGCCTACATGTGAATGAGGAGATCGTCCGGCGCGCGCTGCGGGAGTACCTGCCGTTCCTTGCAACGGAAAACATCATGATGGAGGCCGTCAAACGCGGCGGCGACCGGCAGGAGCTGCACGAAAAGATTCGTCGGCACTCCATGGCCGCCACCGCCCGCATGAAGAAGGGGGAGGCGTGTGACCTTTTAGACCGCCTTGCGGGCGACCCGGCTTTCGGCATGACGCGGGAGGAGCTGGACGCCGTTATGGAGCCGAAGCTCTACATCGGCCGCTGCAAGCAGCAGGTGGAGCGCTTCCTTGATGAGTGTGAGCCGCTTTTGCGGGACGCTGCGGCGGCAGACGGGCAGATCAGCCTGTAA
- a CDS encoding MarR family transcriptional regulator, with amino-acid sequence MREYTLEIKQIVDYPRCRIYRQFVQALIADRSIRVSGGSGLFYFVVLCSYANFRTSYKRIDGISYTIYPGEWIMSVEELSRYFRTRFRRQTLTALEGLQKKGLISFLVLGHGKLVKFKIRGWRRHNTILDYNAPCQKDTGFFFFPVSTATELVSAGHCSEMDAVLDLWLNTVYNDPQVLGSDVGPVVYLRNGTGCPLVSYAELASRWGVSKATAGRYLKRMAERGYLQLAAFPGTHGTTIYLQNYLSTMFQISDIVVDKEEIAMSLGIKLELQEETALTTTVTSGSNETGSVSEMNRHRIERKMREILVAQGLPCASCPKSKYMLLPLSDDCEVTIEGGPPLRRWLQLVVTCGDAQEVYHFELRLHPTGMRGDKEVER; translated from the coding sequence ATGCGCGAATATACACTTGAGATCAAACAGATCGTAGATTATCCACGATGCCGGATCTACCGGCAGTTCGTACAAGCCTTGATAGCAGACCGGAGCATTCGCGTGAGCGGAGGCTCCGGTCTTTTTTATTTTGTCGTGCTATGCTCCTATGCCAACTTCCGCACCTCATACAAGCGCATTGATGGCATTAGTTACACCATCTACCCCGGCGAATGGATTATGTCCGTGGAGGAATTGTCCCGGTATTTCCGAACACGCTTCCGCCGCCAGACCTTAACCGCATTGGAGGGGCTGCAAAAGAAAGGACTTATCAGCTTTCTTGTTCTCGGACATGGTAAGCTGGTCAAATTCAAGATTCGCGGGTGGCGGCGTCACAACACGATTCTCGACTACAATGCGCCCTGTCAGAAGGATACCGGCTTTTTCTTCTTCCCTGTATCCACTGCCACAGAGCTGGTCAGTGCCGGTCACTGCTCGGAGATGGACGCCGTATTGGATCTATGGCTGAACACGGTCTATAACGATCCGCAAGTCCTCGGTTCAGACGTCGGGCCGGTGGTCTATCTCCGCAACGGTACAGGCTGCCCGCTGGTCAGCTACGCGGAACTGGCATCCCGCTGGGGCGTCTCTAAGGCAACTGCCGGCCGATACCTCAAGCGCATGGCTGAACGGGGCTATCTGCAACTGGCAGCATTCCCCGGCACACATGGCACCACGATCTATCTACAGAACTATCTCTCCACCATGTTCCAAATTTCTGACATCGTGGTGGATAAGGAAGAGATCGCCATGAGCCTTGGCATCAAGCTGGAGCTTCAGGAGGAAACCGCCCTGACCACGACGGTAACAAGCGGTTCAAATGAGACCGGTAGCGTTTCAGAAATGAACCGCCATCGAATCGAGCGGAAGATGCGGGAGATCCTTGTGGCACAAGGGCTGCCGTGTGCGTCATGCCCTAAATCCAAGTATATGTTATTACCATTATCCGACGACTGCGAGGTTACAATAGAAGGGGGGCCTCCGCTGCGCCGGTGGCTTCAACTGGTGGTCACCTGCGGTGATGCTCAGGAAGTCTATCACTTTGAACTCAGATTGCACCCGACAGGGATGCGCGGCGATAAGGAGGTCGAACGATGA
- a CDS encoding fimbrial protein, with the protein MALYAAFAGVTMAAMLCQPVFAATVWEKANEIMKDVYNQILLISTIAAIVTASVALLMMNFSRNGRTVDESRAWLKRIIITWAILNGLGFIMSYVTPFFADGRWNG; encoded by the coding sequence ATGGCACTATATGCGGCCTTCGCGGGCGTGACCATGGCCGCAATGCTTTGCCAGCCTGTCTTTGCCGCCACCGTCTGGGAGAAGGCCAATGAGATCATGAAGGATGTCTATAACCAGATTCTTCTTATCTCCACCATTGCCGCCATTGTCACCGCGTCGGTGGCACTGCTGATGATGAACTTCTCCCGCAATGGCCGCACTGTGGACGAGAGCCGCGCATGGCTCAAGCGTATCATCATCACATGGGCGATCCTTAACGGTTTGGGCTTCATCATGTCCTATGTGACGCCCTTCTTCGCAGATGGCAGATGGAACGGATAA
- a CDS encoding C39 family peptidase — protein sequence MTQQERNGLNEAAEISAHAAGAVRGAIKTGKMVSGAAKGAAAAGPYGAAAAALWTHRKAVAAIIAGLLVLPVLFIMLLPSLIFGGLTKAGVEGSPDTPILNDNAVIVENINQISQAISDLLEEGQEDVRARIDADFTASGTDQKEIINPYESSPTYNANRFIAMYCAAKNQDYTSISLKDMEDVIRKAKDALYTFASTEESRTTTVTETNTDPKTGKVTVTETEVTEIWKIYTIVYNGEAYFEDKIFALSDEQKGLAENYAQNLSVFLGDGMMQGLLPAEFTGLVSLGDIRFSDGAAQVVYYNQLDKRYAHKPYGTDDIGTYGCGPTCMAMVVSSLTNETVDPVEMARWAYENGYWCSRSGSYHSLIPGAAKAWGLPVQGCGKTEGQRIADALSQGKLVVAIMLKGHFTSSGHFIVLRGVENGKILVADPANYTRSQQAWDLAIILNEASGRAGAGGPFWIIG from the coding sequence ATGACCCAGCAAGAACGCAACGGTCTGAACGAAGCCGCTGAGATCAGCGCACACGCTGCCGGTGCCGTGCGCGGCGCCATCAAGACAGGAAAAATGGTAAGCGGCGCGGCAAAAGGTGCTGCTGCCGCAGGCCCTTACGGTGCGGCGGCAGCGGCACTCTGGACACATCGCAAGGCGGTTGCTGCCATCATTGCCGGGTTGCTGGTGCTTCCCGTCCTGTTCATCATGCTGCTGCCCTCCCTGATCTTCGGCGGGTTGACCAAGGCAGGGGTTGAAGGAAGTCCAGACACACCGATTCTTAACGACAACGCCGTCATTGTGGAGAACATCAATCAGATCTCGCAGGCAATCAGCGACTTGCTGGAGGAAGGGCAGGAGGATGTTCGCGCCCGGATTGACGCGGATTTTACCGCTTCCGGCACTGACCAGAAGGAGATCATCAATCCATACGAAAGTTCCCCGACCTACAACGCCAACCGCTTCATTGCCATGTACTGTGCCGCCAAAAATCAGGACTACACATCTATCTCCCTCAAGGATATGGAGGACGTAATCCGTAAGGCCAAGGACGCTCTCTATACCTTCGCGAGCACGGAGGAGTCTCGCACGACTACGGTAACGGAAACGAATACGGATCCCAAAACCGGTAAGGTCACAGTGACGGAAACGGAGGTCACGGAGATATGGAAGATCTATACCATTGTCTACAACGGAGAAGCCTATTTTGAGGATAAGATATTCGCTCTGTCGGATGAACAAAAGGGATTGGCGGAAAACTACGCCCAGAACCTGAGCGTATTCCTGGGCGATGGTATGATGCAGGGCTTGCTGCCTGCCGAGTTCACCGGCCTTGTATCTCTGGGCGACATTCGTTTCTCGGATGGCGCGGCGCAGGTGGTCTACTATAATCAGTTGGACAAGCGGTACGCGCACAAGCCCTACGGCACCGACGACATCGGCACCTACGGCTGCGGGCCTACCTGTATGGCAATGGTGGTATCTTCTCTGACCAACGAGACGGTCGATCCCGTTGAGATGGCACGTTGGGCCTATGAAAACGGTTACTGGTGCAGTAGAAGCGGTTCCTACCATTCGCTGATCCCCGGTGCTGCCAAAGCGTGGGGGCTTCCGGTACAGGGCTGCGGGAAAACAGAAGGGCAGCGCATTGCGGATGCGCTCTCTCAAGGCAAGCTGGTGGTTGCAATCATGCTGAAAGGTCATTTCACCAGCTCAGGACACTTCATCGTGCTGCGCGGTGTGGAGAACGGAAAGATACTGGTGGCCGACCCTGCCAACTATACCCGAAGCCAACAGGCATGGGATCTGGCTATCATCCTGAATGAAGCCAGCGGCCGTGCCGGTGCCGGTGGGCCTTTCTGGATCATAGGGTAG
- a CDS encoding VirB4 family type IV secretion system protein — MSKPNEYETYIIPPNFIEGGTFFGGLLKLRNTAEALVIVLAIGIPVFSVSALTLTAKIIILCLTALPLGIVALVGINGESLSSFIFLVLKYLCNRRVITRNEEEQDKREKRRKRKAKSGDDAPKYINPVAEYLPVEKIENGIIYTRDHRYLKIVEVIPINFLLRSAREQRNIIYSFISFLKISPVKMQIKVIAKRADLNRHREIVQREMARETDENCRLLQRDYLTLIDRIGAREATSRRFFMVFEYEAWAGRKRDNEEAEAIASLQTAARTAVNYLKQCGNEVLIPENDDEFMIDTLYHLLCRNTTTSLPDRVRRIVAQYQEKGLESEIDAIPCTEFFAPDSIDFTNGRHICIDGLYYAYLLVPSTGYKAQVPAGWLSLIVNAGDGIDLDMFISRQPKARMVQRLGQQLRINRSKIKDASDTNTDFDDLDGAIRSGYFLKEGLGNNEDFYYLNLLIAVTAPTVDELEWKVNELKKLLVSRDMDVCSCAFHEEQAFLSSLPLVSMEKHLFERSKRNALTTGVASCYPFTSYELSDENGILFGLNKYNNSPVIIDIFDSKVYKNANIAVCGTSGAGKTFLILLMALRMRRKGIQVFMLAPLKGHEFHRACVNTGGEFISISPASKSCINVLEIRKIDKSVEETLDGPGIERSELAAKIQRLHIFFALLIPDMSYEEKQLLDDALIRTYARKGITHDNTSLSDPNNPNVYRQMPVLGDLYDVLREESDTKRLSNIINRFVHGSASTFNQQTNVNLDNKFTVLDISELSGDLLPIGMFVALDFVWDKAKANRTEEKAIFIDECWQLIGGGSGTFGVGNRLAAEMVLEIFKTIRAYSGSGICATQDLNDFFSLDNGKYGKGIINNCRTKVILNLEDEEAQRVQQVLHLSEAEVMEITHFERGNGLISSNNNNITVEIKASPLERDLITTDRRELLDLLRRMNRPEA, encoded by the coding sequence GTGAGTAAACCAAATGAATATGAAACCTATATCATCCCGCCCAATTTTATTGAGGGCGGGACTTTTTTCGGCGGACTGCTGAAGCTCCGCAATACAGCCGAGGCACTGGTTATCGTGTTGGCTATCGGCATACCAGTGTTTTCGGTGTCCGCACTGACACTGACTGCCAAGATCATCATTCTGTGCCTGACCGCACTGCCTCTTGGCATCGTCGCACTGGTTGGCATCAACGGCGAAAGCCTCTCGTCATTTATCTTTCTTGTTCTGAAATATCTCTGCAACCGCCGTGTTATTACACGCAATGAAGAGGAACAGGACAAGCGGGAAAAACGCAGGAAGCGAAAAGCTAAGAGCGGTGACGACGCGCCCAAGTACATCAATCCAGTGGCGGAATACCTGCCTGTGGAGAAGATCGAAAACGGCATCATCTACACACGGGATCACCGTTACCTGAAGATTGTCGAAGTTATACCTATCAACTTCCTGCTGCGCAGTGCCAGAGAGCAGCGAAACATCATCTATTCGTTTATTTCGTTTCTGAAGATCAGCCCGGTCAAAATGCAGATCAAGGTCATTGCCAAGCGTGCCGACCTGAACCGGCACAGAGAGATCGTGCAGCGGGAGATGGCGCGAGAAACCGATGAAAACTGTCGCCTGCTGCAGCGGGACTACCTGACGCTCATTGACCGGATCGGTGCACGGGAAGCCACCTCGCGCCGGTTCTTCATGGTATTTGAATATGAGGCATGGGCAGGCCGGAAACGGGATAACGAGGAAGCGGAGGCCATCGCCTCCCTGCAAACGGCAGCCCGCACCGCAGTCAATTATCTCAAGCAATGCGGCAATGAGGTGTTGATCCCGGAAAACGACGATGAGTTTATGATCGATACCCTCTACCATTTGCTGTGCCGCAACACCACTACATCGCTGCCGGATCGAGTTCGCCGGATCGTTGCCCAGTATCAGGAGAAAGGACTGGAATCTGAGATCGACGCCATTCCCTGTACAGAGTTTTTCGCCCCTGACAGCATCGACTTCACCAACGGGCGGCATATCTGTATTGACGGACTCTACTATGCCTATCTGCTGGTGCCCTCCACTGGCTATAAGGCGCAGGTGCCGGCCGGCTGGCTGTCCCTTATCGTTAACGCCGGGGATGGCATTGATCTGGATATGTTCATCAGCCGCCAGCCGAAAGCCCGCATGGTGCAGCGGCTGGGACAGCAGCTTCGTATCAATCGCAGTAAGATCAAGGACGCCAGCGATACAAACACAGACTTTGATGATCTGGATGGGGCCATTCGCAGCGGCTACTTCCTGAAGGAAGGGCTGGGCAACAACGAGGACTTTTATTACCTGAATCTGCTGATCGCAGTGACAGCTCCCACAGTGGATGAACTGGAATGGAAGGTCAATGAACTGAAAAAGCTGCTCGTGTCCCGTGATATGGACGTGTGCAGCTGCGCCTTTCATGAGGAGCAGGCGTTTCTATCGTCGCTGCCGCTGGTCAGCATGGAAAAGCACCTCTTTGAACGCTCCAAGCGCAATGCGCTGACCACCGGCGTGGCAAGCTGCTACCCCTTTACGTCCTACGAGCTGAGCGACGAAAACGGCATCCTGTTCGGCCTGAACAAGTACAACAACTCTCCGGTCATCATCGACATCTTTGATTCCAAGGTTTATAAAAACGCCAATATTGCCGTATGCGGCACCAGCGGCGCAGGAAAGACCTTCCTGATCCTGCTGATGGCACTCCGTATGCGGCGTAAGGGCATACAGGTTTTCATGCTGGCACCCTTGAAAGGTCATGAGTTCCACCGTGCCTGCGTCAATACAGGCGGCGAGTTTATCAGTATCTCCCCCGCCTCCAAAAGTTGCATCAACGTGCTGGAGATACGCAAGATAGACAAGTCCGTGGAGGAAACGCTGGATGGCCCCGGTATCGAACGCTCTGAGCTGGCAGCAAAAATTCAGCGGCTTCATATCTTCTTTGCCCTGCTGATCCCCGATATGTCCTATGAGGAAAAACAGCTTTTGGACGATGCCCTGATTCGTACCTACGCACGGAAAGGTATCACCCATGATAACACTTCTCTCAGTGATCCGAATAACCCCAACGTTTACCGCCAGATGCCTGTGCTGGGCGACCTCTACGACGTTCTGCGGGAGGAGAGCGATACCAAACGCCTTTCCAACATCATCAACCGCTTTGTACACGGCTCGGCCAGCACCTTCAACCAGCAGACCAATGTGAATCTGGATAACAAGTTCACGGTGCTGGACATCTCGGAACTCAGCGGCGATCTGCTGCCTATCGGCATGTTCGTAGCGCTGGATTTCGTGTGGGATAAAGCCAAAGCCAACCGCACGGAGGAAAAGGCCATCTTCATCGACGAATGCTGGCAGCTCATTGGCGGCGGCTCCGGCACCTTCGGCGTCGGCAACCGTCTTGCGGCCGAGATGGTGCTGGAGATCTTCAAGACCATCCGCGCCTATTCCGGCAGCGGCATTTGCGCGACGCAGGATCTGAACGACTTCTTCTCCCTGGACAACGGCAAGTACGGCAAGGGGATTATCAACAACTGCCGCACGAAAGTCATCTTGAATCTGGAGGACGAGGAAGCCCAGCGCGTTCAGCAGGTATTGCATCTCTCCGAAGCGGAGGTCATGGAGATCACCCACTTTGAGCGGGGCAATGGCCTGATCAGCAGCAATAACAACAATATCACAGTGGAAATCAAAGCCAGCCCACTGGAACGCGACCTTATTACCACAGACCGCCGCGAGTTGCTTGACCTGCTGCGCCGCATGAATCGACCGGAAGCCTAA
- a CDS encoding DUF5697 family protein — protein MRNREQIYGQEAAGLLRNITVYHCIRRDQLLRLYPGKEGVIENLLRYLVKQQRIFYNTDRDCYGDVPDCREDRELTAALWVLLDFIEKVEYHSPDNMPAKLVFFADGEVYEVVYVGPGKEALLQHALVAEDDSGRRLVIIEEEDQMQHLHIPHIAAYCMVDDQGCVQYFRKEEPCGQSHPLAADREHFE, from the coding sequence ATGAGAAACAGAGAGCAGATCTATGGACAGGAGGCCGCAGGGCTGCTGCGGAACATAACCGTCTATCACTGCATACGCCGTGACCAGCTTCTACGCCTGTATCCGGGCAAGGAGGGCGTGATTGAAAACCTGCTGCGCTATCTGGTCAAGCAGCAGCGGATATTTTATAACACTGACCGGGATTGCTACGGAGATGTCCCTGACTGCCGCGAGGACAGAGAACTGACAGCGGCACTATGGGTGCTGCTGGACTTTATCGAAAAGGTGGAGTATCACAGCCCCGACAATATGCCGGCAAAGCTGGTATTCTTCGCTGATGGAGAGGTATATGAGGTCGTCTATGTAGGCCCGGGTAAGGAAGCGTTGCTGCAGCACGCACTGGTCGCGGAAGATGATTCCGGGCGACGGCTCGTTATCATTGAGGAAGAAGACCAAATGCAGCACCTGCACATCCCTCATATCGCCGCCTACTGCATGGTGGATGACCAGGGCTGCGTACAGTACTTCAGGAAGGAGGAACCTTGTGGACAGAGCCACCCTCTCGCAGCGGATAGAGAGCATTTTGAATGA
- a CDS encoding DUF6100 family protein: MDRATLSQRIESILNEITRLSNTLYAMDNTNIQRHSDSYEILSTEAALRGEVIACRLRHLIYETTTIRKAEYLTSAGVMQGISVIEKDGILEITLPCLLPKKSKKHSCEYLTDPIYYTLSKYAQTHTLPKFRHCVVCFSHIYSRELSPNRVRDYDNLELKQLLDAIATFVMEDDTGLLCDAYNTTDIGDSDCTRVSVMDKERFQGWLSDRENRLRSISDL; encoded by the coding sequence GTGGACAGAGCCACCCTCTCGCAGCGGATAGAGAGCATTTTGAATGAGATCACCCGCCTGTCCAACACGCTCTACGCTATGGACAACACGAATATCCAGCGGCATTCAGATAGCTATGAAATACTGTCCACAGAGGCCGCACTGCGGGGTGAGGTCATTGCCTGCCGGCTGCGGCACCTGATCTATGAGACGACCACCATCCGAAAAGCCGAGTATCTGACATCAGCTGGTGTCATGCAGGGCATCTCTGTTATAGAGAAAGATGGCATACTGGAAATCACGCTCCCCTGCCTACTGCCTAAGAAGAGCAAGAAGCATAGCTGCGAGTATCTGACAGACCCCATCTACTACACGCTTAGTAAGTATGCGCAGACACACACGCTGCCCAAGTTCCGGCACTGTGTTGTCTGCTTTTCTCATATCTACAGCCGCGAGCTGTCCCCCAACCGGGTGCGTGACTATGACAATCTGGAGCTCAAGCAGCTTTTGGATGCGATTGCCACCTTCGTTATGGAGGATGATACGGGTCTGCTGTGCGATGCCTATAACACGACGGATATCGGCGACAGTGACTGTACCCGCGTGTCGGTGATGGATAAGGAGCGTTTTCAGGGCTGGCTTTCGGACCGCGAGAATCGGCTCAGATCTATATCCGATTTATAG